One genomic segment of Methylocystis sp. SC2 includes these proteins:
- a CDS encoding glycogen/starch/alpha-glucan phosphorylase → MPSETSWTGNPVRREGIALNAFDPPEAAHKAVVAALRDDVQRRLTYTVGKDNADASPRDWFVATALATRDRLVPSWLESTKRNYREDRRRVYYLSLEFLIGRLLIDTLTNLGLTRAMRDALAELGVDLDVLRALEPDAALGNGGLGRLAACFMDSMATLEIAAMGYGIRYDHGLFRQTLKDGWQHEYPEDWLSFGNSWQFPRPEITYDVGFFGHVESSRLADGMLAHVWRPGETIVAVAYDTPVVGWRGKHVNTLRLWSARAPDALRLDAFNQGDHVGAQSEQARAEAISKVLYPSDATPAGQELRLRQEYFFASASLQDLIRRHLRQTGDIHRLADKVAIQLNDTHPAIGVAELMRLLVDVHGVEWKEAWRITQATFSYTNHTLLPEALETWPVQLMERLLPRHMQIIYLINAMHLDSLRAKGASDPATLSSVSLIDEHNGRHVRMGHLAFLGSHKVNGVSALHSALVKETVFKDFHRLYPDRIVNKTNGVTFRRWLLEANPPLSRLLVETIGASVFDQPERLIELEKFADDVEFQNRCAAAKRENKARLATTIFERVGVLVDPAALFDAQIKRIHEYKRQLLNVLDAVALYQDIIAQPARDFAPRVKIFAGKAAASYHQAKLIIKLANDVAKVVNADPATRGLLKIVFLPNYNVSLAETIIPAADLSEQISTAGMEASGTGNMKFALNGALTIGTLDGANVEILERVGDDNIFIFGLTAQEVEASRAKGIDARATIAASPRLAEALRAIAAGVFSPDDPHRYAQLVDTLTYYDHFLVTKDFDAYWETQRRVDARWRDQKAWRRSSILNTARVAWFSSDRTIREYAQEIWNVAV, encoded by the coding sequence ATGCCATCTGAGACATCTTGGACCGGAAATCCGGTCCGTCGCGAAGGGATCGCCTTGAACGCTTTCGACCCGCCCGAGGCCGCTCACAAGGCCGTCGTCGCCGCGCTGCGCGACGACGTGCAGCGGCGTCTCACCTATACGGTCGGCAAGGACAACGCCGACGCCAGCCCGCGCGACTGGTTCGTCGCGACCGCGCTCGCGACCCGCGACCGGCTCGTTCCTTCGTGGCTGGAGTCGACGAAGCGCAACTATCGGGAAGACCGGCGCCGCGTTTATTATCTCTCGCTCGAATTTCTCATCGGCCGTCTGCTCATCGACACGCTGACCAATCTCGGCCTGACCCGGGCGATGCGCGACGCGCTCGCCGAACTTGGCGTCGATCTCGATGTGCTGCGCGCGCTGGAGCCCGATGCGGCGCTCGGCAATGGCGGGCTGGGGCGCCTCGCCGCCTGTTTCATGGACAGCATGGCGACTCTCGAAATCGCCGCCATGGGATATGGCATTCGCTACGACCACGGCCTGTTCCGCCAGACGCTCAAGGACGGCTGGCAGCACGAATATCCCGAAGACTGGCTCTCCTTCGGCAATTCCTGGCAATTCCCGCGGCCGGAAATCACCTATGACGTCGGCTTCTTCGGCCATGTCGAAAGTTCGCGCCTCGCCGATGGAATGCTCGCGCATGTATGGCGGCCGGGCGAAACCATCGTCGCCGTGGCCTATGACACGCCTGTCGTCGGGTGGCGCGGCAAGCACGTCAACACGCTGCGCCTGTGGTCGGCGCGCGCGCCCGACGCGCTGCGCCTCGACGCCTTCAATCAGGGCGATCACGTCGGCGCGCAATCGGAGCAGGCCCGCGCCGAAGCGATTTCCAAGGTTCTTTATCCAAGCGACGCGACGCCCGCGGGACAGGAGCTGCGGCTGCGGCAGGAATATTTCTTCGCCTCGGCCTCGCTGCAGGATCTGATCCGCCGCCACCTGAGACAGACCGGCGACATCCACAGACTCGCCGACAAGGTGGCGATTCAGCTTAACGACACGCATCCGGCGATCGGCGTCGCCGAGCTGATGCGGCTTCTCGTCGACGTCCATGGCGTGGAGTGGAAAGAGGCCTGGCGCATCACCCAGGCGACCTTCTCCTACACCAATCACACGCTCTTGCCGGAAGCGCTCGAAACCTGGCCGGTGCAGCTGATGGAGCGGCTGCTGCCGCGCCACATGCAGATCATCTATCTCATCAACGCCATGCATCTCGACTCGTTGCGCGCCAAAGGCGCCAGCGATCCCGCAACGCTGTCTTCGGTGTCGCTCATCGACGAACATAACGGCCGGCATGTCCGCATGGGCCATCTCGCGTTTCTGGGTTCGCATAAGGTGAATGGCGTCTCGGCGCTGCATAGCGCGCTGGTCAAGGAGACGGTGTTCAAGGATTTCCATCGGCTCTACCCCGACCGCATCGTCAACAAGACGAATGGCGTCACCTTCCGCCGCTGGCTGCTCGAGGCCAATCCGCCGCTCTCGCGACTGCTTGTTGAAACGATCGGCGCCAGCGTCTTCGATCAGCCGGAAAGACTGATCGAACTCGAAAAGTTCGCCGATGACGTGGAGTTCCAGAACCGGTGCGCGGCGGCCAAGCGCGAGAACAAGGCGCGTCTCGCGACGACGATCTTCGAGCGCGTCGGCGTCTTAGTCGATCCTGCCGCGCTGTTCGATGCGCAGATCAAGCGCATCCATGAATATAAGCGCCAGCTTTTGAACGTGCTTGACGCCGTCGCGCTCTATCAGGACATCATCGCGCAGCCGGCGCGCGACTTCGCGCCACGGGTGAAGATCTTCGCGGGCAAGGCCGCCGCGAGCTATCATCAGGCGAAGCTCATCATCAAGCTCGCCAATGACGTGGCGAAGGTCGTGAACGCCGATCCCGCGACGCGCGGCCTCTTAAAGATCGTGTTCCTGCCGAACTACAATGTGAGCCTCGCCGAGACGATCATTCCGGCGGCCGACCTGTCGGAACAGATTTCGACGGCGGGAATGGAAGCCTCGGGCACCGGCAATATGAAATTCGCGCTCAATGGCGCGCTCACCATCGGCACGCTGGACGGCGCCAATGTCGAAATTTTGGAGCGGGTCGGCGACGACAATATTTTCATCTTCGGCCTCACCGCGCAGGAGGTTGAGGCGAGCCGCGCCAAGGGCATCGACGCGCGCGCGACGATCGCCGCCAGTCCGCGTCTCGCCGAGGCGCTGCGGGCCATCGCCGCCGGGGTTTTTTCGCCCGACGATCCGCACCGCTATGCGCAGCTTGTCGATACGCTCACCTATTACGATCACTTTCTGGTTACGAAGGATTTCGACGCCTATTGGGAGACGCAGCGCCGCGTCGACGCGCGCTGGCGAGATCAGAAGGCGTGGCGGCGATCGAGCATTCTCAACACGGCGCGGGTGGCGTGGTTTTCCTCCGACCGCACGATCCGCGAATATGCGCAAGAGATCTGGAATGTCGCTGTGTGA
- a CDS encoding OmpA family protein gives MLVEFSRLWPWLLACFAIGAAAGALTRRAPENGVVARWLVWTALAFGVGVLVVRLGALAAAAPLVEGALAAYAVLIIGAALGALARHRSIWAHEGWAVGLVAASLLWVGAVVIGQSDPDERRRFAAPTNSAGADMPPATSPPADETAAAGAAISPVRAQGPSASATAAVSGGMTLADCRTALEASSTPGELAFAKGSARLTSLSARALDKAAAVIRRCPEYATIEISGHVRGSGARAPNDALAQRRAEAAMGYLEGRGVGGRRLVASHGEPDQAENRALTFEVR, from the coding sequence GTGCTTGTTGAATTCTCTCGCCTCTGGCCGTGGCTGCTCGCCTGTTTCGCCATCGGCGCCGCCGCCGGGGCGTTGACTCGACGCGCGCCCGAAAACGGCGTCGTCGCGCGCTGGCTGGTGTGGACCGCGCTCGCTTTCGGCGTCGGCGTGCTTGTGGTTCGTCTCGGCGCGCTCGCCGCCGCCGCGCCTTTGGTCGAGGGCGCGCTCGCCGCCTATGCCGTCTTGATTATCGGCGCCGCGCTCGGCGCGTTGGCGCGGCATCGGTCGATCTGGGCGCATGAGGGCTGGGCCGTCGGGCTGGTCGCCGCCTCGCTGCTCTGGGTCGGAGCGGTCGTGATCGGCCAGTCCGACCCGGACGAGCGCCGCCGCTTCGCCGCGCCGACAAACAGCGCGGGCGCCGACATGCCGCCCGCGACGTCGCCGCCCGCCGATGAAACGGCCGCCGCCGGCGCGGCCATTTCGCCTGTCCGCGCGCAAGGGCCGAGCGCGTCAGCCACGGCGGCCGTCTCCGGCGGCATGACGCTCGCCGATTGCCGGACCGCCCTTGAAGCCTCTTCGACGCCTGGCGAACTCGCCTTCGCCAAAGGCAGCGCGCGGCTGACGTCTTTGTCGGCGCGCGCGCTCGACAAGGCGGCGGCGGTCATTCGCCGGTGCCCGGAATATGCGACGATCGAGATCAGCGGCCACGTTCGGGGTTCGGGCGCCAGGGCGCCCAATGACGCGCTGGCGCAGCGGCGCGCAGAGGCGGCGATGGGATATCTCGAGGGTCGGGGCGTCGGCGGGCGCCGCCTCGTCGCATCCCATGGCGAACCGGATCAGGCGGAAAACCGCGCCCTCACCTTTGAGGTTCGATGA
- the dnaN gene encoding DNA polymerase III subunit beta, giving the protein MKVTIERAALLRALGHVHRVVERRTTIPILANVLLSAKDGALTLKATDLDLEITERTTAEVSQPGATTLPAHTLYDIVRKLPEGAQVSLEATGDAGQLTLRSGRSRFNLSSLPESDFPDVTSGDFSHKFALAPADLKRLIEKTQFAISSEETRYYLNGIYLHTLDVEGRPMLRAVATDGHRLARLELPAPQGSAGMPGVILPRKAVTEVQRLIEDAQGEVSVELSINKMRFTFGDALLTTKLIDGTFPDYGRVIPAGNDKRLTVERDVFAKAVDRVSTISSERGRAVKLSLSEGKLVLSVTNPDQGSAVEELEADYDGPPLDIGFNARYLLDITQQLDSDTALFKLADPGSPTLVQDRDGATALYVLMPMRV; this is encoded by the coding sequence ATGAAGGTCACCATCGAGAGAGCGGCGCTGTTGCGGGCGCTCGGCCATGTTCACCGCGTGGTGGAGCGGCGCACGACCATTCCGATCCTGGCGAATGTGCTGCTCTCCGCCAAGGATGGCGCGCTGACGCTCAAGGCCACCGATCTCGATCTGGAAATCACTGAGAGGACAACGGCGGAGGTCTCCCAACCGGGCGCGACGACGCTGCCGGCGCATACGCTCTATGACATCGTGCGCAAGCTGCCGGAGGGCGCGCAGGTCTCGCTGGAGGCGACCGGCGACGCCGGGCAGCTGACGCTGCGCTCCGGGCGTTCGCGCTTCAATCTGTCGAGTCTTCCCGAAAGCGATTTTCCCGACGTCACCTCCGGCGATTTCAGCCATAAGTTCGCGCTCGCGCCGGCGGATCTCAAGCGGCTGATCGAAAAGACGCAGTTCGCCATCTCTTCCGAAGAGACGCGCTATTACCTCAACGGCATCTATCTCCACACGCTCGACGTCGAGGGCCGGCCGATGCTTCGGGCCGTCGCGACCGACGGCCACCGTCTGGCGCGGCTGGAGCTTCCTGCGCCCCAAGGCAGCGCGGGCATGCCGGGCGTCATCCTGCCGCGCAAGGCCGTCACCGAAGTGCAGCGTCTCATCGAGGATGCGCAAGGAGAGGTTTCGGTCGAGCTTTCGATCAACAAGATGCGCTTCACATTCGGCGACGCGCTGCTGACGACCAAACTGATCGACGGCACGTTCCCCGATTACGGGCGCGTCATTCCCGCCGGCAACGACAAGCGGCTCACCGTCGAGCGCGACGTCTTCGCCAAGGCGGTGGACCGCGTCTCGACGATTTCCTCCGAGCGCGGCCGCGCCGTCAAGCTCTCGCTCTCCGAGGGCAAGCTCGTGCTGTCCGTCACCAATCCGGACCAGGGCTCGGCGGTCGAGGAGCTCGAAGCCGATTATGATGGGCCGCCGCTCGATATCGGCTTCAACGCCCGCTACCTCCTGGACATCACCCAGCAGCTCGACAGCGACACGGCGCTGTTCAAGCTCGCCGACCCCGGCTCTCCGACGCTGGTGCAGGACCGCGACGGGGCCACTGCGCTCTATGTCTTGATGCCGATGCGCGTTTAA
- a CDS encoding helix-turn-helix domain-containing protein yields the protein MAQKKKGGVSEETFDEFLASQGMLEACEDHAIKEMIAEQLAAAMAEQGLTKVQMAARMKTSRRQLDRLFDPAIPSVTLDTLRRAAQAVGRSLRIELV from the coding sequence ATGGCGCAGAAAAAGAAAGGCGGCGTGAGCGAGGAGACCTTCGATGAATTTCTCGCCAGCCAAGGCATGTTGGAAGCCTGCGAAGACCACGCCATCAAGGAAATGATTGCGGAGCAGCTTGCCGCCGCGATGGCGGAGCAAGGTCTAACCAAGGTTCAGATGGCCGCGCGGATGAAGACCAGCCGCCGCCAGCTCGACCGCCTTTTCGACCCCGCCATCCCGTCTGTCACGCTCGACACGCTGCGCCGCGCCGCGCAGGCCGTTGGCCGTTCGCTGCGTATCGAATTGGTGTGA
- a CDS encoding type II toxin-antitoxin system RelE/ParE family toxin, translating into MNPAGRMPVREWILELPQADRHRIGVDIQRVEFGWPIGRPHCAPLGHGLWEVRSALDSSRIARVIFCMGEGHMILLHGFIKKTQKTPQTDIDLALKRKKEVS; encoded by the coding sequence ATGAACCCGGCAGGCCGGATGCCTGTCCGAGAGTGGATTCTCGAATTGCCGCAGGCCGACCGTCACAGGATTGGCGTCGACATTCAGAGAGTGGAATTTGGGTGGCCGATCGGGCGACCGCATTGCGCGCCTCTTGGACATGGTTTGTGGGAAGTGCGCAGTGCGCTGGACAGCAGCCGCATTGCGCGGGTGATTTTCTGCATGGGCGAAGGCCATATGATTTTGCTGCACGGCTTCATCAAGAAAACGCAAAAGACGCCGCAGACGGACATAGACCTTGCCCTGAAACGCAAGAAGGAGGTGAGCTAA
- a CDS encoding transglycosylase domain-containing protein, with the protein MARSDKRREPRFDDDEDGELRAERRPPPRPRARAKSRRHSRSLFGALIYWSFTLALWGAIAGGGLAVYYGSRLPPIDQLAVPKRPPNIAILDMNGELLANRGDTGGAAVRLADLPPYVPKAFIAIEDRRFYSHWGVDPIGIGRAIVRNVTGRGGMQGGSTLTQQLAKNLFLTQERTISRKIQEAILALWLEHKYSKDQILELYLNRVYFGSGAYGVEAAAERYFGHGARTITLSEAAVLAGLMKAPSKLAPDRNPEGAAERAAQVIAAMAQEGHISESTATTALSHSARARSDIGAGSINYAADYVMDMLDDTIGAIDQDIVVTTTIDARMEMAAEGALKQELDDKGAKFGVAQGALVALDPSGAIRALVGGRDYSASQFNRAVSAKRQPGSAFKPFVYLTALEQGLSPESVREDGPLDVKGWRPENYSHQYLGPVTLTKALSLSLNTVAVRVGLEVGPKAVAKTAHRLGVQSDLQANASIALGTSEVTPLELVAAYTPFANGGIGVQPHVILKVKTAAGKTLYQRKNASLGRVIAPQYVAMMNDMMRETLLTGTARKAELPGWDAAGKTGTSQDFRDAWFVGYTGRLVAGVWLGNDDNSPTKKASGGNLPVEIWSRFMSVALKGQPAAGLPSGAWRSENIALPEEIAKPIDDLIGLFTGESRPAPRPQSARTAPAPRPPAPIPANAPEQPPVAQAQRASPAPRDAPMPPPRAIDDLLPPEDIPTVGSIERPRQRRGAPERSVFQDLFGGG; encoded by the coding sequence ATGGCGCGCAGCGATAAGCGTCGCGAACCGCGGTTCGACGACGACGAAGACGGCGAATTGCGCGCCGAGCGCCGTCCGCCGCCGCGCCCGCGCGCCCGCGCCAAGTCACGCCGACACTCCCGCTCGCTCTTTGGCGCGCTCATCTATTGGAGCTTCACGCTGGCGCTCTGGGGGGCGATCGCCGGAGGCGGCCTCGCCGTCTATTACGGGTCGCGGCTGCCGCCGATCGACCAGCTCGCGGTGCCCAAGCGCCCGCCCAATATCGCCATCCTCGACATGAACGGCGAGCTTCTGGCCAACCGCGGCGACACGGGCGGCGCGGCGGTCCGGCTCGCGGACCTCCCGCCCTATGTCCCCAAGGCCTTCATCGCCATCGAGGATCGCCGCTTCTATTCGCATTGGGGCGTCGATCCGATCGGCATCGGCCGCGCTATCGTCCGCAACGTCACGGGGCGCGGCGGCATGCAGGGCGGCTCGACGCTGACGCAGCAGCTCGCCAAAAACCTGTTCCTGACGCAGGAGCGGACCATCTCGCGCAAGATCCAGGAGGCGATTCTCGCGCTCTGGCTCGAGCACAAATATTCCAAGGACCAGATCCTCGAACTCTACCTCAACCGCGTCTATTTCGGGTCGGGCGCCTACGGCGTCGAGGCCGCGGCCGAGCGCTACTTCGGCCATGGCGCGAGAACCATCACTCTGTCCGAAGCCGCCGTCCTCGCCGGGCTGATGAAGGCGCCGAGCAAGCTCGCGCCCGACCGCAATCCGGAGGGAGCGGCCGAGCGCGCGGCGCAGGTGATCGCCGCCATGGCGCAGGAAGGCCACATCAGCGAGTCTACGGCGACGACGGCGCTGTCGCATTCTGCGCGCGCGCGGAGCGACATCGGCGCGGGGTCGATCAATTACGCGGCCGACTATGTCATGGACATGCTCGACGACACGATCGGGGCCATCGACCAGGATATCGTCGTCACGACGACGATCGACGCGCGCATGGAGATGGCGGCGGAAGGCGCGCTCAAGCAGGAGCTCGACGACAAGGGCGCCAAATTCGGCGTCGCTCAGGGCGCGCTCGTCGCCCTCGATCCCTCCGGCGCGATTCGCGCCCTTGTCGGCGGACGCGACTATTCGGCCAGCCAGTTCAATCGCGCGGTCTCGGCGAAACGCCAGCCGGGCTCCGCCTTCAAACCCTTTGTCTATCTGACGGCGCTCGAACAGGGGCTCAGCCCTGAGTCCGTGCGCGAGGATGGTCCGCTCGACGTCAAAGGCTGGCGGCCCGAAAACTACAGTCATCAGTATCTCGGACCCGTCACCCTCACCAAGGCGCTGTCGCTGTCGCTCAACACCGTCGCCGTCCGCGTCGGCCTGGAAGTCGGCCCCAAGGCCGTGGCCAAGACCGCGCATCGCCTCGGCGTCCAGTCCGACCTGCAGGCGAACGCCTCGATCGCGCTCGGCACGTCGGAGGTCACGCCGCTCGAACTCGTCGCCGCCTATACGCCCTTCGCCAATGGCGGGATCGGCGTCCAGCCGCATGTCATTCTCAAGGTGAAGACCGCCGCCGGCAAGACGCTCTACCAGCGCAAAAATGCGTCGCTCGGCCGCGTCATCGCGCCGCAATATGTGGCGATGATGAACGACATGATGCGGGAGACGCTGCTCACCGGCACCGCCCGCAAGGCCGAGCTTCCGGGGTGGGACGCCGCGGGCAAGACCGGCACGAGCCAAGATTTCCGCGACGCCTGGTTCGTCGGCTACACGGGCCGGCTGGTCGCCGGCGTCTGGCTCGGCAATGACGACAACTCGCCGACCAAAAAAGCTTCCGGAGGCAATCTGCCGGTCGAAATCTGGAGCCGCTTCATGAGCGTCGCCTTGAAGGGCCAGCCAGCGGCCGGACTGCCCTCGGGCGCCTGGCGGTCGGAGAATATTGCGCTCCCCGAGGAGATCGCCAAGCCGATCGATGACCTCATCGGCTTGTTCACCGGGGAGTCGAGGCCCGCGCCCCGGCCGCAATCCGCCAGAACGGCGCCAGCGCCGCGCCCGCCCGCCCCAATCCCCGCCAACGCGCCCGAGCAACCGCCTGTCGCGCAGGCGCAGCGGGCGTCGCCCGCGCCGCGCGACGCGCCCATGCCGCCGCCGCGGGCGATCGACGATCTTTTGCCGCCCGAAGACATCCCGACGGTCGGCTCCATCGAACGGCCGCGGCAGAGGCGCGGGGCGCCGGAACGAAGCGTTTTCCAGGATCTCTTCGGCGGCGGCTGA
- a CDS encoding FTR1 family protein, giving the protein MLGALIIVFREAIEAGLIVGIVLAVTRGVAGSRGFVAAGVGVGALGAIIVAAFADRVSQAFAGSGQELFNAAILAVAVVMLVWHNIWMAQHGRELAQNLSDVGRAVARGDETLFALTAVVGLAVLREGAEVALFLYGVLASGESGWGVFAGGLAGLALGAVTSVATFYGLVAIPPRRLFAVTTWLITLLASGLAAQCVAFLQQAGFVTSLSDTAWDTSWILSDKSIVGRVLHTLIGYADQPSGMQVAVYLATLAAIVAATKFFAARPPSATARAPAE; this is encoded by the coding sequence ATGCTCGGCGCGCTCATCATCGTCTTTCGCGAGGCCATCGAGGCCGGCCTCATCGTTGGCATCGTTCTGGCCGTGACGCGCGGCGTCGCCGGGTCGCGCGGCTTCGTCGCCGCCGGCGTCGGGGTCGGCGCGCTGGGCGCGATCATCGTCGCCGCCTTCGCTGACCGGGTCTCGCAAGCCTTCGCCGGCAGCGGCCAGGAACTTTTTAACGCCGCCATCCTCGCGGTCGCGGTCGTCATGCTCGTGTGGCACAATATCTGGATGGCGCAGCATGGGCGCGAGCTGGCGCAGAACCTTTCCGACGTCGGGCGGGCGGTCGCGCGCGGCGACGAGACGCTCTTTGCGCTGACCGCCGTCGTCGGCCTCGCCGTGCTGCGCGAAGGCGCCGAGGTGGCGCTGTTTCTTTACGGCGTTCTCGCTTCTGGCGAATCCGGCTGGGGCGTCTTCGCCGGGGGATTGGCCGGACTGGCGCTCGGCGCCGTCACGAGCGTCGCGACATTCTATGGGCTCGTCGCGATCCCGCCGCGTCGCCTGTTCGCCGTCACGACATGGCTCATCACGCTGCTCGCCTCGGGCCTTGCGGCGCAATGCGTCGCTTTTCTGCAGCAGGCGGGCTTCGTGACGTCGCTCTCCGACACCGCCTGGGACACGTCATGGATTTTGTCGGATAAGAGCATCGTCGGCCGGGTGCTGCACACGTTGATCGGCTACGCCGACCAGCCTTCCGGCATGCAGGTCGCGGTGTATTTGGCGACGCTCGCGGCCATTGTCGCCGCCACCAAATTTTTCGCCGCGCGGCCGCCCTCGGCTACGGCGCGCGCTCCGGCGGAGTAG
- a CDS encoding cupredoxin domain-containing protein, with amino-acid sequence MRFLKRDYFVGVLVASVLGISSAAAAENAFTLTIKDHRFEPAELRVPANQSATLTVKNLDATPEEFESKGLRIEKVIPGNSEATFTLRSLKPGRYKFVGEFHEDAAKGEVIVE; translated from the coding sequence ATGCGGTTTTTGAAGCGCGACTATTTTGTGGGGGTCCTCGTGGCCTCGGTCTTGGGTATTTCCTCCGCCGCTGCGGCCGAGAACGCCTTCACGCTCACGATCAAGGATCACCGCTTCGAACCGGCCGAACTTCGCGTTCCAGCCAATCAGTCGGCGACGCTGACGGTGAAGAATCTCGACGCCACGCCCGAAGAGTTTGAAAGCAAGGGCCTTCGGATCGAAAAGGTGATCCCCGGCAACAGCGAGGCGACCTTCACGCTTCGGTCGCTGAAACCCGGCCGCTACAAATTCGTCGGCGAGTTCCACGAGGACGCCGCCAAGGGCGAGGTCATCGTGGAATAG
- the secE gene encoding preprotein translocase subunit SecE has translation MVNPFQFLQEVRAEAGKVTWPSRRETLITTGLVILMVLFASLFFVVVDSALRFGVGLMLGVGQ, from the coding sequence ATGGTCAATCCGTTTCAATTCCTACAGGAAGTCCGCGCCGAAGCGGGCAAGGTCACCTGGCCTTCGCGGCGCGAGACGCTCATCACGACCGGCCTCGTCATCCTGATGGTGCTCTTCGCAAGCTTGTTTTTCGTCGTCGTCGATTCGGCGCTGCGTTTTGGCGTTGGGCTGATGCTGGGCGTCGGTCAATAG
- the nusG gene encoding transcription termination/antitermination protein NusG, giving the protein MSMRWYIVHAYSNFEKKVAEAIREGAAQRGLADQFEEILVPTEQVMEVRRGRKVSAERKFFPGYVLVKCELSDQVFSLIKNTPKVTGFLGADNKPMPISEEEALRIKGQVADGVERPKPTMMFEVGETVRVADGPFASFNGLVEEIDEARSRLKVAVSIFGRPTPVELEFGQVEKV; this is encoded by the coding sequence ATGAGCATGCGCTGGTACATCGTTCACGCCTATTCGAACTTCGAAAAGAAGGTCGCCGAGGCGATACGCGAGGGCGCGGCGCAGCGCGGACTCGCCGACCAATTCGAAGAAATTCTGGTCCCGACCGAACAGGTCATGGAAGTGCGGCGCGGACGCAAGGTCTCCGCCGAGCGCAAATTCTTTCCCGGCTATGTGCTGGTGAAATGCGAACTTTCCGATCAGGTGTTCTCGCTCATCAAGAATACGCCGAAGGTCACGGGCTTTCTCGGCGCCGACAACAAGCCGATGCCGATCAGCGAGGAAGAGGCGCTACGCATCAAGGGCCAGGTCGCCGACGGCGTCGAGCGGCCAAAGCCGACGATGATGTTCGAAGTGGGCGAGACGGTGCGCGTCGCCGACGGGCCTTTCGCCTCTTTCAACGGCCTTGTCGAGGAGATCGACGAGGCGCGTTCGCGCCTCAAGGTCGCCGTGTCGATCTTCGGCCGGCCGACGCCGGTGGAGCTGGAGTTCGGCCAAGTCGAGAAGGTTTAG